One genomic segment of Aquamicrobium lusatiense includes these proteins:
- a CDS encoding Druantia anti-phage system protein DruA, translating to MSRQAQNNWVVLSPPLPERSPAKQAFRAHAASLSKLLSEECDGENFDEALKRLLRVHTADEHDAALRAALCVLTDLARQRWSIRVNEERGVEVKRPAENQLDPLREKARIRAQELIKRDEQLREPAARRFIKGMEQKSFHNGNLVSIYSVIRDGRELAESLRAARALKGEDRVRALREVINPYLQFVDGAEYCEHTGLRLQDIWRYFRHTWTNQYTATPGRSMAFLIRDRAREYHPVIGIGSLGSPIVQIRERDAWIGWQPEAFLEFASESPSAELGIWLHKTVETAIGEIYLDDFFEEELLSPLDLRTPTPEVLRDLSAFGENQRELHHRLASSKDLKRSTKRDDTGSTDAHWKARARTHLYRSKRALSLVDMLRSRMVLQQHLSSPPTSEEVRALLNTSDGRRIVKNILRKAKADRVGIAMADITVCGSVAPYNLILGGKLVSMLAASPEVVTAYRNKYLAQESEIASSMAGRPIIRRSELVFLGTTSLYGIGSSQYNRLRMPAERIGGKKGEKLAFLELGKSDAYGTSQFSSDTVRALVSLVQQSSNGQRVNSIFGEGVSPKLRKIRDGLDALKLPTDVLLQHGRQRIVYGVPVVRNLREFLLGMDNEPEYCFDLNEPERSTGEIGRWWTERWLRNRIESDDVLARIEQHTLVRPIRHGARVVLPNIDDGQATLFEEFTY from the coding sequence ATGAGCCGCCAAGCACAAAACAACTGGGTCGTGCTCTCACCACCACTCCCAGAACGCAGCCCCGCAAAGCAGGCCTTCCGCGCCCATGCGGCAAGTTTGTCAAAACTGCTGAGCGAGGAATGCGACGGCGAGAACTTCGATGAGGCTCTCAAGCGCTTACTGCGCGTCCACACCGCAGACGAGCACGATGCCGCCTTACGCGCTGCGTTGTGCGTCTTGACCGACCTGGCTCGGCAGCGCTGGTCCATCCGGGTCAACGAGGAACGCGGCGTCGAGGTGAAGCGCCCCGCAGAAAATCAACTCGACCCTTTGCGCGAGAAGGCGCGCATCCGAGCCCAGGAACTCATCAAGCGCGATGAGCAACTTCGAGAACCCGCGGCGAGGCGGTTCATTAAGGGGATGGAGCAGAAGTCCTTCCACAATGGGAATTTAGTGTCGATTTACTCGGTCATTCGGGACGGGCGAGAACTCGCGGAGTCGCTCCGCGCCGCGCGCGCACTAAAAGGCGAAGATCGCGTTCGCGCGTTGAGGGAGGTGATCAATCCCTACCTCCAATTCGTCGACGGGGCCGAGTACTGCGAGCACACCGGGCTCCGTCTGCAAGACATCTGGCGATACTTCCGCCACACATGGACGAACCAGTACACGGCCACACCTGGGCGCTCAATGGCCTTCCTAATCCGAGACCGCGCGCGGGAGTACCACCCAGTCATAGGGATCGGGTCTCTCGGGAGCCCAATTGTGCAAATCCGCGAGCGCGATGCCTGGATAGGCTGGCAACCAGAGGCGTTCTTAGAGTTCGCTAGCGAGTCGCCGTCCGCAGAACTCGGGATTTGGCTCCACAAAACGGTGGAAACAGCTATTGGCGAGATCTACCTCGACGACTTTTTTGAGGAAGAACTGCTGTCTCCGCTCGACCTCCGCACTCCGACGCCGGAGGTCCTTCGGGATCTGTCCGCTTTCGGGGAGAACCAGCGGGAACTCCACCATCGACTTGCCAGTTCGAAGGATCTGAAGCGCTCAACAAAGCGCGACGATACGGGCAGCACTGATGCGCACTGGAAGGCGCGTGCACGGACACACCTCTACCGCAGCAAACGAGCGCTCTCACTGGTGGACATGCTCCGATCGCGCATGGTTCTTCAGCAGCACCTGTCGTCGCCGCCAACTAGCGAAGAAGTGCGCGCGCTGCTCAACACGAGCGATGGGCGCAGGATAGTGAAGAACATCCTGCGGAAAGCCAAGGCCGACCGCGTCGGTATCGCGATGGCGGACATAACGGTTTGCGGCTCGGTAGCCCCATATAACCTGATCCTCGGGGGGAAACTCGTCTCGATGCTCGCAGCCAGCCCGGAGGTCGTGACCGCCTACCGCAACAAGTATCTAGCGCAAGAGAGCGAAATCGCTTCCTCGATGGCGGGACGGCCGATTATCCGGCGATCAGAACTCGTGTTCCTAGGGACGACTTCGCTCTACGGGATCGGATCCAGCCAATACAACAGGTTGCGGATGCCGGCCGAGCGCATCGGTGGCAAGAAAGGCGAGAAACTCGCGTTTCTTGAACTTGGTAAGTCAGACGCCTATGGGACTTCGCAATTTAGTTCGGACACGGTCAGAGCCCTCGTCTCTCTGGTCCAGCAGTCAAGTAACGGCCAACGTGTCAACAGCATTTTCGGCGAGGGCGTGAGCCCAAAACTCCGGAAGATCCGAGATGGGCTCGACGCGCTCAAACTTCCGACCGACGTGCTCCTCCAGCACGGACGGCAGCGCATCGTGTATGGCGTTCCAGTCGTAAGAAACCTTCGCGAGTTCCTCCTCGGAATGGATAATGAGCCTGAGTACTGCTTCGACTTGAACGAACCAGAACGCAGCACTGGGGAGATTGGCCGCTGGTGGACAGAGCGTTGGTTGAGAAATCGCATCGAATCCGACGACGTCTTGGCGAGGATAGAACAACATACTCTAGTCCGACCTATCCGCCACGGGGCGCGGGTCGTGCTCCCTAATATCGACGACGGTCAGGCGACCCTTTTTGAAGAGTTCACATACTAG